In Halogeometricum sp. S1BR25-6, a single genomic region encodes these proteins:
- a CDS encoding HPP family protein yields the protein MPLNGPTFGLPDPVTVGVRATLLLAIAGATAWVTGIPALFPSLGPSAFVLAVRDQGPTPRTVLGGHAVGVVCGLLAYTAAAAVFSVPSTPLDFHPPWLVVSGVVAVGLTSTGMLAVDAVHPPACATTLIVALGLMSTLSEAALVLPAVASLLVVDRFTSRIHLPF from the coding sequence ATGCCTCTCAACGGACCGACGTTCGGCCTGCCAGACCCCGTCACCGTCGGCGTCCGAGCGACGCTCCTGTTGGCCATCGCGGGGGCGACGGCGTGGGTTACCGGGATTCCGGCGCTGTTTCCGAGCCTCGGCCCCTCCGCGTTCGTCCTCGCCGTCCGAGACCAGGGTCCGACCCCCCGGACGGTTCTCGGCGGCCACGCCGTCGGTGTCGTCTGCGGCCTCCTCGCCTACACCGCCGCCGCGGCGGTGTTCTCGGTGCCGTCGACGCCGTTGGATTTCCACCCGCCGTGGCTGGTCGTCAGCGGCGTCGTCGCCGTCGGCCTCACGAGTACCGGGATGCTCGCCGTCGACGCCGTCCATCCCCCGGCGTGCGCGACGACGCTCATCGTCGCCCTCGGTCTCATGTCGACGCTGTCGGAGGCGGCGCTCGTCCTCCCGGCGGTGGCGTCGTTGCTCGTCGTCGACCGGTTCACGTCCCGGATTCACCTTCCCTTCTGA
- the gghA gene encoding glucosylglycerol hydrolase — MTTDAGVRLLDGPTDELLAWHRGTAAAHDDPFEAAKRLTDRLGAHVVDADRAEETRTEIGFWTPELLEAGVPPENVFLEVLTPGSEIDPGETDVREVRFRRDRVPLRREGEYHWGVVAGMRAGTRERLGSLYRLVYRDEDGDGHGDDGDEWRTAADPFAYSVPFGAFAPAELYDVGRLDETRADREYFRSLGTDEERVSTTDHDGLPRIDPATSVLEIHPGTATESGSLAGLAGVYEEIGEKLRDGDDLASWERAFAGYDGIQLMPVEPLTENPETHEFWSVEAESDDELVAAVGRPDALNWGYDIVVSAFSAPNPAILESGRPDELVDFIAACHALPRPIRVVFDVALGHADDRGAELLNDRYVLGPGMYGKHLDYTEPTVRALILEMQRRKMNFGADGIRVDGAQDFTSHDPETGEMYHDDAFLAEMDAVTQEVADTEYRPWMIFEDGRPWPREDWELASSYRALIEQHPHSFQWSPVTFAHNTPALLTFWATKWWRVREVAEFGGHWLTGVANHDTVRRGTQIDPTVAFNQSPVNPYLGEDYPETLDAAYDNPAAAMLFHCFLPGVPMDFVNANMRAPWGFVRDTDPEWNVKVVAEEANFLYWQLREEEFESPTHFRRVKDLGFDSLDSLHSFMDALAGAVEATEYDLDAMAAMLSALEHPLGGRGDGDEDLSPTDLDAYADAWMRDVYEFANLSHWRDEQSEERTANRFAVREFRHDRAWLRDDLRDEDYFTYRHPTEGTVLYYGFRTAPDRAEQLLFAANMEGVPVDVSPDALAADAAEDANAPEIPTEGWDPALTAPDVDDAGEVTLANADAIVWRREP; from the coding sequence ATGACGACCGACGCGGGCGTCCGACTGCTCGACGGACCGACCGACGAACTCCTCGCGTGGCACCGCGGGACGGCCGCCGCCCACGACGACCCCTTCGAGGCGGCCAAGCGACTCACGGACCGACTCGGCGCACACGTCGTCGACGCCGATAGGGCCGAAGAAACGCGCACCGAAATCGGGTTCTGGACGCCCGAACTCCTCGAAGCCGGAGTTCCGCCGGAGAACGTGTTCCTCGAGGTGCTCACGCCCGGTTCCGAAATCGACCCCGGCGAGACGGACGTCCGCGAGGTCCGGTTCCGCCGCGACCGCGTCCCCCTCCGCCGAGAGGGTGAGTACCACTGGGGCGTCGTCGCAGGCATGCGCGCCGGGACGCGGGAGCGACTCGGGTCGCTGTACCGTCTCGTCTACCGCGACGAGGACGGGGACGGCCACGGTGACGACGGGGACGAGTGGCGTACCGCCGCCGACCCCTTCGCGTACTCCGTCCCGTTCGGCGCGTTCGCGCCGGCCGAGTTGTACGACGTGGGGCGACTGGACGAGACGCGCGCCGACCGCGAGTACTTCCGGTCGCTCGGAACCGACGAAGAGCGCGTCTCGACGACCGACCACGACGGCCTCCCGCGCATCGACCCCGCGACGAGCGTGTTGGAGATTCACCCCGGAACCGCGACCGAATCCGGGTCGCTCGCCGGCCTCGCGGGCGTCTACGAGGAAATCGGCGAGAAACTGCGTGACGGCGACGACCTCGCCTCCTGGGAGCGCGCCTTCGCCGGTTACGACGGGATTCAACTGATGCCGGTCGAACCGCTCACCGAGAACCCCGAGACGCACGAGTTCTGGTCGGTCGAAGCGGAGAGCGACGACGAACTCGTCGCCGCCGTCGGCCGCCCGGACGCGCTCAACTGGGGGTACGACATCGTCGTCAGTGCGTTCTCCGCGCCGAACCCCGCGATTCTCGAATCGGGCCGGCCCGACGAACTCGTTGACTTCATCGCCGCCTGCCACGCCCTACCGCGGCCGATTCGCGTCGTCTTCGACGTGGCCCTCGGCCACGCCGACGACCGCGGCGCGGAACTGCTGAACGACCGCTACGTCCTCGGACCGGGGATGTACGGCAAGCACCTCGACTACACCGAACCGACCGTTCGCGCCCTCATCTTGGAGATGCAGCGCCGAAAGATGAACTTCGGTGCCGACGGTATCCGCGTCGACGGCGCGCAGGACTTCACCTCCCACGACCCCGAAACGGGCGAGATGTACCACGACGACGCCTTCCTCGCGGAGATGGACGCCGTGACGCAGGAGGTGGCGGACACCGAGTACCGCCCGTGGATGATATTCGAGGACGGCCGTCCGTGGCCGCGCGAGGACTGGGAACTCGCCTCCTCCTACCGGGCGCTCATCGAGCAGCACCCCCACTCGTTCCAGTGGTCGCCGGTCACGTTCGCGCACAACACGCCTGCGTTGCTCACCTTCTGGGCGACGAAGTGGTGGCGCGTCCGCGAAGTCGCGGAGTTCGGCGGCCACTGGCTGACGGGCGTCGCCAACCACGACACTGTGCGGAGGGGAACCCAGATAGACCCGACGGTGGCGTTCAACCAGTCGCCGGTGAACCCCTATCTCGGCGAGGACTATCCCGAAACGCTGGACGCCGCCTACGACAACCCCGCGGCGGCGATGCTGTTTCACTGCTTCCTGCCGGGCGTGCCGATGGACTTCGTCAACGCCAACATGCGCGCGCCGTGGGGGTTCGTCCGCGACACCGACCCCGAGTGGAACGTGAAGGTGGTCGCCGAGGAGGCGAACTTCCTCTACTGGCAACTACGGGAGGAGGAGTTCGAGAGTCCGACGCACTTCCGGCGCGTGAAGGACCTCGGGTTCGACTCCCTCGACTCGCTGCACTCGTTCATGGACGCCCTCGCCGGCGCCGTGGAGGCGACGGAGTACGACCTCGACGCGATGGCCGCGATGCTGTCGGCGCTGGAGCATCCCCTCGGCGGGCGCGGAGACGGGGACGAAGACCTCTCTCCGACCGACCTCGACGCCTACGCGGACGCGTGGATGCGCGACGTGTACGAGTTCGCCAACCTCTCTCACTGGCGCGACGAGCAGAGCGAGGAGCGCACGGCGAACCGCTTCGCAGTCCGGGAGTTCCGACACGACAGAGCGTGGCTTCGGGACGATTTGAGAGACGAGGACTACTTCACCTACCGCCACCCGACGGAGGGGACGGTGCTCTACTATGGGTTCCGAACCGCGCCGGACCGAGCGGAGCAACTCCTGTTCGCGGCCAACATGGAGGGCGTGCCCGTCGACGTCTCGCCGGACGCCCTCGCGGCGGACGCCGCGGAGGACGCGAACGCGCCCGAAATTCCCACGGAGGGCTGGGACCCCGCGCTGACCGCGCCGGACGTCGACGACGCCGGCGAGGTCACCCTCGCGAACGCCGACGCAATCGTCTGGCGGCGGGAGCCGTAG
- a CDS encoding alpha-amylase family glycosyl hydrolase, with product MAVGETVQLAPRDPDPDATYRWHLKSAPVGSQLELADDEDVVSFSPDTSGTYVLELDAPDGTHTLTVRVFSGELAPVGAGGGASGMSGMSGMSGSARPVGESGGVSGSGSGAGSGGGKDGGRPRVQLQGSVEDDAFVVRADPHPHPDSDTDRDDIVVEFLVDDRDGVSSSAVSIDGWELRIPLSAVGNRVRIHGVALADAYSVPDTVEFSREQMTDGGEGDEDFRAPSESGSQPRSDGGEDTEESGTSSELRSDGGERVGESRASSKLRFDGGEAEAVTTRGATGVVDRPNDPPEWSKDVTLYEIYVRGFTDDDEHDSVFEAFEERLDYLEDLGVDCLWLTPVLQNDHAPHGYNIVDFYDIAEDLGTREDYEAFVDAAHDHGMKVLFDLVLNHSARDHPFFEDAYKNPDSEYYDWYEWQDSGEPGTYFDWEYIANFDYTNLEVRRYLLDAVDIWAEIADGFRCDMAWAVPNTFWQELHDRVKEKDPEFLLLDETIPYIADFHNGMFDMHFDTTLYFTMRQVGDGNMPAEAILDAVDQRAEVGFPPHASFMLYIENHDETRYIVECGDDAAMAAAGALFTLPGVPMLYGGQEIGQRGRRDALAWDHAREEIRDHYKRLIEVRNETPALGYEGVYRRVDYESDTDRAVAFLREFDGDAYVCILNFGDDTATVTLDEYEVDSTDLVTGEDTAAAEGLEVDHVAILPVN from the coding sequence ATGGCCGTCGGTGAGACTGTACAGCTCGCACCCAGAGACCCCGACCCCGACGCGACCTACCGCTGGCACCTGAAGAGTGCGCCCGTCGGGAGTCAACTCGAACTCGCTGACGACGAGGACGTGGTCTCCTTTTCGCCCGACACCTCGGGGACGTACGTGCTCGAACTCGACGCGCCCGACGGGACGCACACGCTCACCGTCCGCGTCTTCTCCGGCGAACTCGCCCCCGTCGGCGCCGGCGGCGGCGCCAGCGGGATGAGCGGAATGAGCGGGATGAGCGGGTCGGCGCGCCCGGTCGGTGAGAGCGGCGGCGTCTCCGGGTCCGGGTCGGGCGCGGGGTCCGGCGGCGGAAAGGACGGCGGCCGACCGCGCGTCCAACTGCAGGGCAGCGTCGAGGACGACGCGTTCGTCGTCCGCGCGGACCCGCACCCCCACCCCGACAGCGACACCGACCGGGACGACATCGTCGTCGAGTTCCTCGTTGACGACCGCGACGGCGTCTCCTCGTCGGCCGTCTCGATAGACGGCTGGGAGCTCAGAATCCCCCTCTCGGCCGTCGGGAACCGCGTTCGTATCCACGGCGTCGCGCTCGCGGACGCTTACAGCGTGCCCGACACCGTGGAGTTCTCGCGCGAGCAGATGACCGACGGGGGTGAGGGCGACGAGGATTTTCGAGCCCCGTCGGAGTCCGGGTCCCAGCCCCGCTCCGACGGCGGTGAGGACACCGAAGAGTCCGGAACTTCGTCGGAACTGCGTTCCGACGGCGGTGAGCGAGTCGGAGAGTCGCGAGCCTCGTCGAAGCTCCGCTTCGACGGCGGCGAGGCGGAGGCGGTGACGACGCGCGGCGCGACCGGCGTCGTCGACCGCCCGAACGACCCGCCGGAGTGGTCGAAGGACGTGACGCTGTACGAGATTTACGTCCGCGGGTTCACCGACGACGACGAACACGACTCGGTGTTCGAGGCGTTCGAGGAGCGACTCGACTACCTGGAGGACCTCGGCGTCGACTGCCTGTGGCTCACGCCCGTCCTGCAGAACGACCACGCGCCGCACGGCTACAACATCGTGGACTTCTACGACATCGCCGAGGACCTCGGGACGCGCGAGGACTACGAGGCGTTCGTCGACGCCGCCCACGACCACGGGATGAAGGTACTGTTCGACCTCGTGTTGAACCACTCCGCGCGGGACCACCCGTTCTTCGAGGACGCCTACAAGAATCCCGACTCGGAGTACTACGACTGGTACGAGTGGCAGGACAGCGGCGAACCGGGCACCTACTTCGACTGGGAGTACATCGCCAACTTCGACTACACGAACCTCGAAGTCCGCCGCTACCTCCTCGACGCCGTCGACATCTGGGCGGAAATCGCCGACGGCTTCCGCTGCGACATGGCGTGGGCCGTCCCGAACACGTTCTGGCAGGAACTGCACGACCGGGTGAAGGAGAAGGATCCCGAGTTCCTCCTCTTGGACGAGACCATCCCGTACATCGCGGACTTCCACAACGGGATGTTCGACATGCACTTCGACACGACGCTGTACTTCACGATGCGGCAGGTGGGCGACGGCAACATGCCCGCCGAGGCCATCCTCGACGCCGTCGACCAACGCGCCGAGGTGGGTTTCCCGCCGCACGCGTCGTTCATGCTGTACATCGAGAATCACGACGAGACGCGCTACATCGTCGAGTGCGGCGACGACGCCGCGATGGCCGCCGCGGGCGCCCTGTTCACGCTTCCGGGCGTTCCGATGCTGTACGGCGGACAGGAAATCGGCCAGCGCGGCCGCCGGGACGCCCTCGCGTGGGACCACGCCCGTGAGGAGATTCGAGACCACTACAAGCGCCTCATCGAGGTCCGAAACGAGACGCCCGCGCTCGGGTACGAGGGCGTCTATCGGCGCGTCGACTACGAGTCCGACACCGACCGCGCCGTCGCGTTCCTCCGCGAATTCGACGGCGACGCCTACGTCTGTATCCTCAACTTCGGGGACGACACCGCGACGGTGACGCTGGACGAGTACGAGGTGGACTCGACGGACCTCGTCACCGGCGAGGACACCGCCGCCGCCGAGGGTCTGGAAGTCGACCACGTCGCCATCCTCCCGGTGAACTGA